The Streptomyces sp. Alt3 genome has a segment encoding these proteins:
- a CDS encoding exodeoxyribonuclease III, whose product MRIATWNVNSITARLPRLLAWLESSGTDVLCIQETKCTLEQFPTDALREAGYESAVNATGRWNGVAVLSRVGLADVVTGLPGGPEYDGVQEPRAVSATCGGARVWSVYVPNGREVAHEHYAYKLRWLGALREAVAADAAGTLPFAVLGDYNIAPTDEDVWDPAVFEGATHVTPAERDALAALRGTGLSDVVPRPLKYDRPYSYWDYRQLAFPKNRGMRIDLVYGNAPFTAAVKDSYVDREERKGKGASDHAPVVVDLDVR is encoded by the coding sequence ATGCGCATCGCCACCTGGAACGTCAATTCGATCACCGCCCGGCTGCCGAGGCTGCTGGCCTGGCTGGAGAGCAGCGGCACCGACGTGCTGTGCATCCAGGAGACCAAGTGCACGCTCGAGCAGTTCCCCACCGACGCGCTGCGGGAAGCGGGTTACGAGTCCGCGGTCAACGCCACCGGCCGGTGGAACGGCGTCGCGGTGCTCTCCCGCGTCGGCCTCGCCGACGTCGTGACGGGTCTCCCCGGCGGCCCGGAGTACGACGGCGTGCAGGAGCCTAGGGCGGTCTCGGCGACCTGCGGCGGCGCCCGCGTCTGGTCCGTCTACGTCCCCAACGGCCGCGAGGTCGCCCACGAGCACTACGCGTACAAGCTGCGCTGGCTGGGGGCGCTGCGGGAGGCCGTCGCCGCGGACGCGGCGGGGACGCTGCCGTTCGCCGTCCTCGGCGACTACAACATCGCGCCAACCGACGAGGACGTCTGGGACCCGGCCGTCTTCGAGGGGGCGACCCATGTCACCCCGGCCGAGCGGGACGCACTCGCGGCACTGCGCGGGACGGGCCTGTCCGACGTGGTGCCGCGCCCCCTCAAGTACGACCGCCCGTACTCCTACTGGGACTACCGTCAGCTCGCCTTCCCGAAGAACAGGGGCATGCGCATCGACCTGGTCTACGGCAACGCACCGTTCACCGCGGCGGTCAAGGACAGCTACGTCGACCGTGAGGAGCGCAAGGGCAAGGGGGCTTCCGACCACGCCCCGGTGGTCGTGGACCTCGACGTCCGATGA
- a CDS encoding MBL fold metallo-hydrolase, with translation MNASSLTLVKKTHSCVRLERDGQSLVIDPGGFSEDDATVGADAILVTHEHPDHFDEARMRAALESDPALQVWTLRSVAEQVSAAFPGRVHTVGHGDTFTVAGLDVQVHGELHAVIHPDIPRITNIGFLVDGSVFHPGDALTVPEHPVDTLMLPVMAPWNKISEVIDYVREVKPRRAIDIHDALLTDLARPIYDMQIGALGGADHSRLTPGDATGL, from the coding sequence ATGAACGCTTCGTCTCTCACCCTCGTCAAGAAGACCCACTCCTGCGTCCGTCTGGAGCGCGACGGCCAGTCGCTCGTCATCGATCCCGGCGGCTTCAGCGAGGACGACGCCACGGTCGGCGCCGACGCGATCCTGGTGACGCACGAACACCCCGACCACTTCGACGAGGCGCGAATGCGCGCCGCGCTGGAATCCGACCCGGCCCTACAGGTGTGGACCCTGCGCAGCGTCGCCGAGCAGGTGTCCGCGGCGTTCCCGGGCCGCGTGCACACGGTCGGCCACGGGGACACGTTCACCGTGGCGGGACTCGACGTGCAGGTGCACGGCGAACTGCACGCGGTGATCCACCCGGACATCCCGAGGATCACCAACATCGGCTTCCTCGTGGACGGCTCGGTCTTCCACCCGGGCGACGCCCTCACGGTGCCCGAGCACCCGGTGGACACGCTGATGCTCCCGGTCATGGCTCCCTGGAACAAGATCTCGGAGGTCATCGACTACGTGCGCGAGGTGAAGCCGCGCCGTGCGATCGACATCCACGACGCCCTGCTCACCGATCTCGCACGCCCGATCTACGACATGCAGATCGGCGCCCTGGGCGGGGCCGACCACAGCCGGCTGACCCCGGGCGACGCGACCGGGCTCTGA
- the pcaDC gene encoding bifunctional 3-oxoadipate enol-lactonase/4-carboxymuconolactone decarboxylase PcaDC translates to MQYRFDGPEDAPVLVIGPSLGTTWHMWDRQIPELSKHWRIFRYDLPGHGGAPAYPAAAVSDLADRVLATLDSVGVQRFGYAGCSIGGAVGADLALRHPHRVAALALVAASPRFGTADEFRRRGVIVRSNGLEPIARTSPERWFTPGFAAAQPAIVEWAVQMVRTTDPGCYIASCEALAAFDIRAELPRIGVPTLVLVGAEDKVTGPAEARTLVAGIPDARLALVPGASHLAPVEQPAAVTDLLLMHFSTAWQDTQVSIPVLPSPGFSAPFAPVVPVAEISAAAVLPDVSSEGLSGLYDRGMKVRREVLGDAHVDAATAASDGFTDEFQELLTRYAWGEVWSREGLDRKARSCVALTAVVASGHLGGLARHVRAALRNGLTPVEIKEVLLQTAVYCGLPAAGAAFEIAQSVIQEETTPPA, encoded by the coding sequence ATGCAATACCGTTTTGACGGGCCGGAAGACGCTCCGGTCCTGGTGATCGGCCCCTCCCTGGGTACCACCTGGCACATGTGGGACCGCCAGATACCCGAGCTGTCCAAGCACTGGCGCATCTTCCGCTACGACCTGCCCGGGCACGGCGGGGCCCCCGCGTACCCGGCCGCCGCGGTCAGTGACCTCGCCGACCGCGTCCTCGCCACGCTGGACAGCGTGGGCGTGCAGCGCTTCGGTTACGCGGGCTGCTCCATCGGCGGCGCCGTCGGCGCCGACCTCGCCCTCCGCCATCCCCACCGGGTCGCGGCCCTGGCGCTGGTCGCCGCCTCACCGCGCTTCGGAACCGCCGACGAGTTCCGCCGGCGCGGGGTGATCGTCCGCAGCAACGGCCTGGAGCCGATCGCCCGTACCTCCCCGGAACGCTGGTTCACCCCCGGCTTCGCCGCCGCCCAGCCGGCCATCGTCGAATGGGCGGTCCAGATGGTCCGCACCACCGACCCGGGCTGCTACATCGCCTCCTGCGAGGCCCTGGCGGCCTTCGACATCCGTGCGGAACTCCCGCGCATCGGTGTGCCGACGCTCGTGCTGGTCGGCGCCGAGGACAAGGTCACCGGCCCCGCCGAGGCCCGGACCCTGGTCGCGGGAATCCCCGACGCCCGGCTCGCCCTCGTCCCCGGGGCCTCCCACCTGGCGCCGGTCGAGCAGCCGGCGGCGGTCACCGACCTGCTTCTCATGCACTTCTCGACCGCGTGGCAGGACACCCAGGTGTCGATCCCCGTACTGCCTTCCCCCGGTTTCTCCGCCCCGTTCGCCCCGGTGGTCCCCGTCGCGGAGATCTCTGCCGCCGCCGTCCTGCCGGACGTCTCCTCGGAGGGACTCAGCGGCCTGTACGACCGGGGTATGAAGGTCCGTCGTGAGGTGCTGGGCGACGCCCACGTGGACGCCGCCACAGCAGCTTCCGACGGCTTCACCGACGAATTCCAGGAGCTCCTCACCCGCTACGCCTGGGGTGAGGTGTGGAGCCGGGAGGGCCTCGACCGCAAGGCCCGCAGCTGCGTCGCGCTCACCGCGGTCGTCGCGTCCGGACACCTGGGCGGCCTCGCCCGGCACGTCAGGGCGGCCCTGCGCAACGGTCTCACCCCCGTCGAGATCAAGGAGGTGCTGCTCCAGACGGCCGTCTACTGCGGCCTCCCGGCGGCGGGTGCGGCGTTCGAGATCGCACAGTCCGTGATCCAGGAGGAAACCACCCCGCCGGCGTAG
- a CDS encoding golvesin C-terminal-like domain-containing protein — MVIAAATAILASSLSASAQAQGPKVPENAVQGGKSLPEATSKPHAVGKKNRASVLGENYSSSQDVALSTSGDGTGFHVLTGKEKEGYEFSTVATLHEVGFDADTWIGNACVTGSGRYAAVAYAPRTFTNNPELMVRGAFTAVVDLSSGKVTKLPITASLAYFSPGCGTGDDVVFTQLSHDGDRQQKTRLIAVDAATGKQSQPVAIPGQVTSAVPTRHGIVAGHGNRLVRINGQKETVLATTEHVPFQIAADSGDGVTFIDREADTRKTGAKSWAKHLDATQVKGRNTTPKTVAEGKLTDWDLSATPGGTVFLTGKAKNKGTLPGPVKNPGHLAKGSRMSSLGHAGVSTSWADGKTSLITPEEATQARDARIRLDVVATGKHTELDATPQLSAERAAAGSRPSPALAIPAGKKSSAKPADSGNSGGMSTQTLGVQQLAASPTGPGEGTDERYCAVARNDVKKQAFQPTPRQVEWAVDQAVVGELHVPRPVNWKNTGMDSYNPQGLFPPITLAGDPNGTLDNEDPDVTDRWHIPSQVLLGVTAQESNMWQATRFAVPGVTANSLIGNYYGTQYTADGDQADPWRINFSEADCGYGITQATDGMRLAGKTKEGETALPPATQEAVALDYAANIAYGATILSRKWNDLHGQEMKVNNGHPQWIENWFFALWAYNSGFYPAADSSGHKGLGWTNNPANPLWKANRVPFLQHAVDPHLDDYSHAAHPQDWPYEEKVLGWAARPISAMFGPGDFRAGYLAAWWNSDAQRSRVKPPLDTFCDASNSCDPSKITDNDSNDPGMGACALDSGDSDTNPHWLHCWWSKSAEWKNCDTQAECGHQVHRFDTSYPEQPDAASYPPQCSTGLPSNALVVDDVSNGTTPAGSASRGCGAAKSDGTFALTYQPSDIIDADTGQTITTYPGKIDTHQIGAGYGNHFWFTHTRSAESYPPPGDRMKVTGTWKLGKEITDYSGQAKVYAFIPDHGAQTSKAEYRIKHSAGETVNAIDQSSNQSNKWVDLGAYFFDGMTPEVSLHNFNGGDGSADIAFDAIAFVPGDYSGIPSDLTFGDPDITAPDPAAVEPPQSISGDYFSVLPTVSGLSGAARSATGPEGMRLSSAPAKDLKFARESVGSVSTTSALSCSIGTRSLNYTRTEACLGDDLQFTGTTTGKPKASFDLRHEFQLDPDSDTFTQTVSVKLTSISIPSLTLDIDFGCRGYCEEQTPVWSGSKTFVAGDLHTATVTQKIKWNNATASDGRISPYLTVKGTAGSDTSNPMTAEKSELDVRCDRDVKATPGCVFSSYRPTYVMNEKKFPAAAAHAWLIQNKLPGHYGLRGNNPLTFLTEDVLVPDPPTSTKSIVSHNRDVICPKAWERSKLATMSPELGTGDVPSCDEFPFAASWQSAATKKDWGGQNLKEVSSGEECLNTIAIRGTDGRWSLKPDPRSHVPTWTEPCGRSSMSNNQNTQSMSYMPGWRKQNRVLEGDNYWLEAKRPS, encoded by the coding sequence GTGGTGATAGCGGCAGCGACGGCGATTCTCGCCTCGTCGCTGTCCGCCTCGGCGCAGGCCCAGGGGCCGAAGGTCCCCGAGAATGCCGTTCAAGGCGGCAAGAGCCTGCCCGAAGCAACGAGCAAACCTCACGCAGTCGGCAAGAAGAACCGCGCCTCCGTCCTGGGCGAGAACTACTCCTCCTCCCAGGACGTGGCCCTGTCCACCTCCGGTGACGGCACGGGCTTCCACGTCTTGACGGGCAAGGAGAAGGAGGGCTATGAGTTCAGTACCGTAGCCACCCTGCACGAAGTCGGATTCGATGCGGACACCTGGATAGGTAACGCGTGCGTGACCGGCTCCGGGAGATACGCTGCCGTCGCCTACGCGCCCCGGACATTCACCAACAACCCCGAGCTGATGGTGCGCGGCGCGTTCACCGCCGTCGTCGACCTGAGCAGCGGCAAGGTGACCAAGCTGCCGATCACCGCTTCGCTCGCCTACTTCTCCCCAGGCTGCGGCACCGGGGACGATGTGGTGTTCACGCAGCTGAGCCACGACGGGGACAGACAGCAAAAGACCCGGCTGATTGCCGTGGATGCGGCCACCGGCAAACAGTCTCAGCCAGTCGCCATCCCCGGTCAGGTCACCTCGGCTGTTCCGACCCGGCACGGCATCGTGGCCGGTCACGGCAACAGGCTCGTCCGCATCAACGGGCAGAAGGAAACTGTTCTCGCCACCACAGAGCACGTGCCGTTCCAGATAGCGGCTGACAGCGGCGACGGGGTGACCTTCATCGACCGGGAAGCCGACACCAGGAAGACCGGAGCGAAGTCCTGGGCCAAGCACCTCGACGCCACACAGGTCAAGGGCAGGAACACCACCCCGAAGACGGTGGCGGAAGGAAAGCTCACCGACTGGGACCTGTCCGCCACCCCTGGCGGCACGGTGTTCCTCACGGGTAAGGCCAAGAACAAGGGGACTCTGCCGGGCCCGGTGAAGAACCCGGGCCATCTCGCCAAGGGTTCCCGCATGTCGAGTCTCGGCCACGCGGGCGTGTCCACGTCCTGGGCGGATGGCAAGACCAGCCTGATTACGCCCGAGGAGGCCACACAGGCCCGTGACGCGCGAATCAGGCTGGATGTGGTCGCCACCGGCAAGCACACCGAGTTGGACGCCACACCTCAGCTGTCCGCGGAGCGCGCCGCGGCCGGGAGCCGACCCTCCCCTGCTCTGGCCATCCCGGCAGGGAAGAAGTCGTCCGCGAAGCCGGCGGACAGCGGCAACAGCGGGGGTATGTCCACGCAGACGCTGGGGGTTCAGCAGCTGGCGGCGTCACCGACCGGACCCGGCGAGGGCACCGATGAGCGCTACTGTGCGGTGGCCCGAAACGATGTGAAGAAGCAGGCGTTCCAGCCGACCCCGCGGCAGGTGGAATGGGCTGTGGACCAGGCTGTCGTCGGTGAGCTGCATGTTCCCCGGCCGGTGAACTGGAAGAACACCGGGATGGACTCCTACAACCCCCAGGGGCTGTTCCCGCCGATCACTCTGGCTGGTGACCCCAACGGCACCCTCGACAACGAGGACCCGGACGTCACCGACCGCTGGCACATACCCTCACAGGTGTTGCTCGGCGTCACGGCGCAGGAATCCAACATGTGGCAGGCGACCCGCTTCGCCGTTCCCGGTGTCACGGCCAACAGCCTCATCGGCAACTACTACGGCACCCAGTACACCGCCGACGGCGACCAGGCCGACCCCTGGCGAATAAACTTCTCCGAGGCGGACTGCGGCTACGGCATCACCCAGGCCACCGACGGCATGCGGCTTGCCGGCAAGACCAAAGAGGGCGAGACGGCACTACCGCCGGCCACGCAGGAAGCCGTCGCTCTGGACTACGCTGCGAACATCGCCTACGGCGCGACGATCCTGTCCCGCAAGTGGAACGACCTCCACGGCCAGGAGATGAAGGTCAACAACGGTCACCCGCAGTGGATCGAGAACTGGTTCTTCGCCCTGTGGGCGTACAACTCGGGCTTCTACCCGGCCGCTGACTCCTCCGGCCACAAGGGCCTCGGCTGGACCAACAACCCGGCCAACCCGCTGTGGAAGGCCAACCGGGTCCCCTTCCTCCAGCACGCCGTCGATCCGCACCTGGACGACTACTCCCACGCGGCGCACCCGCAGGACTGGCCCTACGAGGAGAAGGTCCTGGGCTGGGCCGCACGTCCGATCTCCGCCATGTTCGGGCCCGGAGACTTCCGGGCCGGCTACCTGGCCGCCTGGTGGAACAGCGACGCACAGCGCTCCAGGGTGAAGCCGCCGCTGGACACCTTCTGCGACGCCTCGAACTCCTGCGACCCGTCGAAGATCACGGACAACGACTCCAACGACCCCGGCATGGGCGCCTGCGCACTGGACTCCGGTGACAGCGACACCAATCCACACTGGCTGCACTGCTGGTGGAGCAAGTCCGCCGAGTGGAAGAACTGCGACACCCAGGCTGAATGCGGCCACCAGGTCCACCGGTTCGACACCAGCTATCCGGAACAGCCGGACGCGGCCTCGTACCCGCCGCAGTGCAGCACCGGCCTGCCGTCGAACGCCCTGGTGGTGGACGATGTCAGCAACGGTACGACTCCGGCGGGGTCGGCCTCACGCGGCTGCGGGGCGGCCAAGTCGGACGGCACGTTCGCCCTCACGTATCAGCCGTCCGACATCATCGACGCCGACACCGGGCAGACCATCACCACATACCCCGGAAAGATCGACACCCACCAGATCGGCGCGGGCTACGGCAACCACTTCTGGTTCACCCACACCCGCAGCGCCGAGTCCTACCCGCCGCCGGGTGACCGAATGAAGGTGACCGGTACCTGGAAGCTGGGCAAGGAAATCACCGACTACAGCGGGCAGGCCAAGGTCTATGCCTTCATCCCCGACCACGGGGCGCAGACCTCCAAGGCCGAGTACCGCATCAAGCACTCCGCCGGTGAGACGGTGAACGCGATCGACCAGAGCTCCAATCAGTCCAACAAGTGGGTCGATCTCGGCGCGTACTTCTTCGACGGCATGACCCCCGAGGTCAGCCTGCACAACTTCAACGGCGGTGACGGCTCCGCGGACATCGCCTTCGACGCCATCGCGTTCGTACCCGGCGACTACTCCGGCATTCCCTCGGACCTGACCTTCGGCGACCCGGACATCACCGCTCCGGACCCGGCCGCGGTGGAGCCACCCCAGAGCATTTCGGGCGACTACTTCAGTGTGCTCCCCACCGTCTCCGGTCTCTCCGGCGCCGCGCGCTCCGCGACCGGGCCGGAGGGGATGCGCCTGTCGTCCGCGCCGGCGAAGGACCTCAAGTTCGCCAGGGAATCAGTCGGTTCGGTGTCCACCACATCGGCTCTGAGCTGCTCCATCGGTACAAGGTCCCTGAACTACACCCGGACCGAGGCGTGTCTCGGGGACGACCTGCAGTTCACGGGGACCACGACCGGCAAGCCGAAGGCGAGCTTCGACCTCCGGCACGAGTTCCAGCTCGACCCGGACAGTGACACCTTCACCCAGACCGTGTCGGTCAAGCTGACGTCGATCTCCATTCCCTCGCTGACCCTGGACATCGACTTCGGCTGCCGTGGCTACTGCGAAGAACAGACTCCGGTTTGGAGCGGTTCAAAGACCTTCGTCGCGGGCGACCTCCACACGGCCACGGTCACTCAGAAGATCAAGTGGAACAACGCCACCGCTTCCGACGGCCGCATCAGTCCGTACCTGACGGTCAAGGGAACCGCGGGCAGCGATACCAGCAACCCGATGACGGCTGAGAAGTCGGAGCTGGACGTCCGGTGCGACCGAGACGTGAAGGCCACTCCGGGCTGCGTCTTCAGCTCGTACAGGCCGACGTATGTCATGAACGAGAAGAAGTTCCCGGCGGCGGCCGCGCACGCCTGGCTGATCCAGAACAAGCTGCCCGGACACTACGGGCTGCGGGGCAACAACCCGCTGACCTTCCTGACCGAGGACGTCCTCGTGCCCGATCCTCCCACGAGCACGAAGAGCATCGTCAGCCACAACCGCGACGTGATCTGCCCGAAGGCATGGGAGCGCAGCAAGCTGGCGACGATGTCGCCCGAACTCGGTACCGGTGACGTGCCCAGTTGCGACGAGTTCCCCTTCGCGGCCAGCTGGCAGAGCGCCGCGACAAAGAAGGACTGGGGTGGGCAGAACCTGAAGGAGGTGTCCTCGGGCGAGGAATGCCTGAACACGATCGCCATCCGCGGTACGGACGGCCGGTGGAGCCTCAAGCCCGACCCGCGCTCCCACGTGCCGACCTGGACCGAGCCGTGTGGACGTTCCAGCATGTCGAACAACCAGAACACCCAGTCCATGAGCTACATGCCAGGCTGGCGCAAGCAGAACCGCGTCCTCGAAGGAGACAACTACTGGCTCGAGGCCAAGCGTCCTTCGTGA
- a CDS encoding YjfA family protein, whose protein sequence is MCVHGIGRWGPTGVALALLAGVFQGITASPAAAESDCFRDTCSGKDPIAMGCDKDAEILQQATMPDESVSIRLLWSPMCQGVWAKVSRDLDTSPDSVYLTLWTTRDPDGGVQAGDSPGALGSGVAGAYTKMQNWKKTTAKACWNDVDTAFDPAPTKYTIQSPAKQNDWPVDASLVVQHGSCTDWM, encoded by the coding sequence ATGTGTGTGCACGGGATAGGTAGATGGGGGCCGACGGGAGTAGCGCTGGCGCTGCTGGCCGGAGTCTTCCAAGGAATCACGGCCTCCCCGGCCGCGGCGGAATCCGACTGCTTTCGGGACACGTGCTCGGGAAAGGACCCCATTGCGATGGGGTGCGACAAGGACGCCGAAATCCTTCAACAGGCGACTATGCCGGACGAGTCGGTCTCGATACGGCTGCTCTGGTCGCCGATGTGTCAGGGCGTATGGGCAAAGGTCTCACGCGATCTCGATACGTCGCCCGACTCCGTGTATCTGACACTGTGGACGACACGCGATCCCGACGGCGGTGTTCAGGCCGGTGACAGTCCGGGCGCTCTCGGCAGCGGCGTGGCAGGCGCCTACACCAAGATGCAGAACTGGAAGAAGACGACGGCGAAGGCGTGCTGGAACGACGTCGATACCGCGTTCGACCCCGCACCGACGAAATACACCATCCAAAGTCCCGCCAAGCAGAACGACTGGCCGGTCGACGCGAGCCTCGTGGTCCAGCACGGCAGCTGCACGGACTGGATGTGA
- a CDS encoding ROK family glucokinase — MSTYRDFTHRGSARATVLRTVGTRERRSHLTAPRVPTVGIDIGGTKVMAGVVDADGNILETLRTETPDKSKSPKVVEDTIVELVLDLSDRHDVHAVGIGAAGWVDADRSKVLFAPHLAWRDEPLRDAIASRLVVPVMVDNDANTAAWAEWRFGAGRGEDHLVMITLGTGIGGAILEDGHVKRGKYGVAGEFGHMQVVPGGHRCPCGNRGCWEQYSSGNALVREARELAAADSPVAHGIIERVKGNIPEITGPLITELAREGDAMCVELLQDIGQWLGVGIANLAAALDPSCFVIGGGVSAADDLLIGPARDAFKRHLTGRGYRPEARIAKAQLGPEAGMVGAADLARLVARRFRRTNRRRVERYERYAQFYDQAATTIRNTRGTRNTD, encoded by the coding sequence ATGAGCACGTACCGCGACTTCACACACCGCGGCTCCGCCCGCGCCACCGTCCTGCGGACCGTAGGCACCAGGGAGCGGCGCTCGCACCTCACGGCGCCCAGGGTTCCCACCGTCGGCATCGACATCGGCGGTACCAAGGTGATGGCCGGTGTCGTGGACGCCGACGGCAACATCCTGGAGACCCTGCGTACCGAGACGCCGGACAAGTCGAAGAGCCCGAAGGTCGTCGAGGACACCATCGTCGAGCTGGTCCTGGACCTCTCCGACCGCCACGACGTGCACGCCGTCGGGATCGGCGCGGCGGGCTGGGTGGACGCGGACCGCTCCAAGGTGCTGTTCGCCCCGCACCTGGCCTGGCGGGACGAGCCCCTCCGCGACGCCATCGCCTCCCGGCTGGTGGTCCCCGTGATGGTCGACAACGACGCCAACACGGCCGCCTGGGCGGAATGGCGCTTCGGCGCCGGCCGCGGCGAGGACCACCTGGTCATGATCACGCTGGGCACGGGCATCGGCGGCGCGATCCTCGAGGACGGGCACGTCAAACGCGGCAAGTACGGCGTCGCGGGTGAGTTCGGGCACATGCAGGTGGTGCCCGGCGGGCACCGCTGCCCGTGCGGCAACCGCGGCTGCTGGGAGCAGTACAGCTCGGGCAACGCCCTCGTGCGCGAGGCCAGGGAGCTGGCCGCGGCGGACTCCCCGGTGGCCCACGGCATCATCGAGCGGGTCAAGGGCAACATCCCCGAGATCACCGGGCCGCTCATCACCGAGCTGGCCCGCGAGGGCGACGCCATGTGCGTCGAGCTCCTCCAGGACATCGGACAGTGGCTCGGGGTCGGCATCGCCAATCTCGCGGCGGCGCTGGACCCCTCCTGCTTCGTCATCGGCGGCGGTGTCAGCGCGGCCGACGACCTGCTGATCGGTCCCGCCAGGGACGCCTTCAAGCGCCACCTCACAGGCCGCGGCTACCGGCCCGAGGCCCGGATCGCGAAGGCACAGCTCGGCCCCGAGGCGGGTATGGTCGGCGCCGCCGACCTCGCCCGTCTGGTCGCCCGGAGGTTCCGGCGGACCAACCGGCGCAGGGTCGAGCGCTACGAGCGGTACGCGCAGTTCTACGACCAGGCCGCCACCACCATCCGGAACACGCGCGGAACGCGTAACACCGACTGA
- a CDS encoding ATP-binding cassette domain-containing protein, which translates to MTATQAPAPRDTAGPALVELDDVSKYYGNIKALENVSLEVHAGEISCVLGDNGAGKSTLIKIIAGLHRHDAGTFRIEGEETTLANPRDALDRGIATVYQDLAVVPLMPVWRNFFLGSEPTKGVGPFKRLDVRQMRETTRTELLRMGIDLRDVDQPIGTLSGGERQCVAIARAVYFGAKVLVLDEPTAALGVKQSGVVLKYVAAARDAGLGVVLITHNPHHAYLVGDRFVLLKRGAMSGSHTKDDVTLDELTRQMAGGSELEELSHELERAPSPDRLGGRPVGDDTP; encoded by the coding sequence ATGACGGCCACCCAGGCCCCGGCCCCCCGGGACACGGCCGGCCCGGCGCTGGTCGAGCTCGACGACGTCAGCAAGTACTACGGCAACATCAAGGCCCTGGAAAACGTCTCGCTGGAGGTCCACGCGGGGGAGATCTCCTGCGTCCTCGGCGACAACGGTGCCGGCAAGTCCACCCTCATCAAGATCATCGCGGGGCTGCACCGGCACGACGCCGGCACCTTCCGGATCGAGGGCGAGGAGACCACGCTCGCCAACCCGCGAGACGCCCTGGACCGGGGCATCGCGACCGTCTACCAGGACCTCGCGGTCGTCCCGCTCATGCCGGTCTGGCGCAACTTCTTCCTCGGCTCCGAGCCGACGAAGGGCGTCGGCCCGTTCAAGCGCCTGGACGTGCGGCAGATGCGCGAGACGACCCGCACGGAGCTGCTCCGGATGGGCATCGACCTGCGCGACGTCGACCAGCCCATCGGTACCCTGTCCGGCGGTGAGCGTCAGTGCGTGGCGATCGCCCGGGCGGTGTACTTCGGCGCGAAGGTCCTCGTCCTCGACGAGCCGACCGCGGCGCTCGGCGTCAAGCAGTCCGGCGTCGTACTGAAGTACGTCGCGGCGGCCAGGGACGCGGGACTCGGCGTGGTTCTCATCACGCACAACCCCCACCACGCCTATCTCGTCGGTGACCGTTTCGTGCTGCTCAAGCGCGGTGCGATGTCCGGGAGCCACACCAAGGACGACGTCACACTGGACGAACTGACCCGGCAGATGGCGGGTGGGAGCGAGCTCGAGGAGCTGAGCCACGAGCTCGAACGGGCCCCCTCACCCGACCGGCTCGGCGGCCGTCCGGTGGGTGACGACACCCCGTAG
- a CDS encoding ABC transporter permease: protein MTATGQPAAHTDERLLRTSPLRKLLGRPELGSVVGAVAVFLFFAIVADSFLQASSLGTVLYAASTIGIMAAPVALLMIGGEFDLSAGVMVTSSALISSMFSYQMTANVWVGVFVSLLVTLGFGAFNGFMLTRTKLPSFIITLGTFLMLTGLNLGFTKLISGTVSTRTIGNMEGFESARKVFASYLTIGDVELKVTILWWAALVALATWILIRTRFGNWIFAVGGEADAARAVGVPVIRTRIGLYLGVAFAAWVSGQHLLFSYDVVQSGEGVGNELIYIIAAVIGGCLITGGYGSAIGSAVGAIIFGMTSKGIVYAEWNPDWFKFFLGAMLLLATLLNAWVRKRAEATK from the coding sequence ATGACCGCGACCGGGCAACCGGCGGCGCACACCGACGAACGTCTGCTGCGCACCTCCCCGCTGCGCAAACTGCTCGGCCGGCCCGAGCTCGGCTCGGTCGTCGGTGCCGTGGCCGTCTTCCTCTTCTTCGCGATCGTCGCCGACAGCTTCCTCCAGGCCTCCAGCCTCGGAACGGTGCTCTACGCCGCCTCCACCATCGGGATCATGGCGGCCCCGGTGGCGCTCCTGATGATCGGCGGTGAGTTCGACCTCTCCGCCGGTGTGATGGTGACCAGCTCCGCGCTGATCTCCTCGATGTTCAGCTACCAGATGACCGCCAACGTCTGGGTGGGCGTCTTCGTCTCGCTGCTGGTGACCCTCGGTTTCGGCGCGTTCAACGGCTTCATGCTGACCCGCACCAAACTCCCGAGCTTCATCATCACGCTCGGCACGTTCCTGATGCTGACCGGCCTGAACCTCGGCTTCACCAAGCTGATCAGCGGCACGGTGTCGACCAGGACCATCGGGAACATGGAGGGCTTCGAGTCCGCCCGCAAGGTCTTCGCCTCCTACCTCACCATCGGTGACGTCGAGCTGAAGGTCACCATCCTGTGGTGGGCCGCGCTCGTCGCGCTCGCCACCTGGATCCTGATCCGCACCCGCTTCGGCAACTGGATCTTCGCCGTCGGCGGGGAGGCGGACGCGGCGCGCGCGGTCGGCGTCCCGGTGATCCGCACGCGGATCGGGCTCTACCTAGGGGTGGCCTTCGCCGCCTGGGTCTCCGGCCAGCACCTGCTGTTCTCCTACGACGTGGTGCAGTCCGGCGAGGGCGTCGGCAACGAGCTGATCTACATCATCGCGGCCGTCATCGGAGGCTGTCTGATCACCGGTGGCTACGGCTCCGCGATCGGGTCCGCCGTCGGCGCGATCATCTTCGGAATGACCAGCAAGGGCATCGTGTACGCGGAGTGGAACCCCGACTGGTTCAAGTTCTTCCTGGGGGCGATGCTGCTCCTGGCCACCCTGCTCAACGCATGGGTACGCAAGCGCGCGGAGGCGACGAAATGA